Proteins co-encoded in one Kutzneria chonburiensis genomic window:
- a CDS encoding ABC-F family ATP-binding cassette domain-containing protein — protein MANLVNLEAVSKSYGVKALLDTVSLGVNEGDRIGVVGLNGGGKTTLLEVLTGLEPPDEGRVSQSRDLRMAVVTQRTELVGDTVRAAVLDPHGYASEHEWASDARVRSILDGLGITALGLDSPVATMSGGERRRVALAAALIKELDLLVLDEPTNHLDVEGVRWLAEHLLARRGALVVVTHDRWFLDTVCTRTWEVVGGAVEQYEGGYADWIYARAERARLADTLEEKRRNLARKELAWLRRGAPARTSKPRYRIENAEAIISDVPEPRDKVELMAFAKRRLGKTVIELEDVSFALGDRTLLDNVTWRIGPGDRIGLVGVNGSGKTSLLRLLSGDREADSGKRVQGQTVRLAHLTQELIDLPGELRVLEAVEEVARRVVLGKVELSASQLAEKFGFTKVKQWTPVSDLSGGERRRLQLARLLMAEPNVLLLDEPTNDLDIDTLQQLEDLLDSWPGTMVVVSHDRYLIERVCDQVVALFGDGRIANLTGGIEEYLRRRDQQLAAAAAAQATPVAPKVSDAAEQRAARKELSRLERRLDVLTKKEGDLHAKLAEAATDPDRLLALDAELRTVLAEKDDVEEQWMLAADAAE, from the coding sequence GTGGCAAATCTCGTCAACCTAGAAGCCGTGAGCAAGTCGTACGGCGTGAAGGCCCTGCTCGACACCGTGTCCCTCGGGGTCAACGAGGGCGACCGGATCGGGGTCGTCGGGTTGAACGGGGGCGGCAAGACCACGCTCCTCGAGGTACTGACCGGGCTGGAGCCGCCGGACGAGGGGCGGGTCAGCCAGAGCCGGGATCTGCGGATGGCGGTGGTCACGCAGCGCACCGAGCTGGTCGGTGACACGGTGCGCGCGGCGGTGCTGGACCCGCACGGGTACGCCTCGGAGCACGAGTGGGCGTCGGACGCGCGCGTGCGGTCGATCCTGGACGGCCTGGGGATCACGGCGCTGGGCCTGGACTCGCCGGTGGCGACGATGTCCGGCGGCGAGCGCCGCCGGGTGGCGCTGGCGGCGGCGTTGATCAAGGAGCTGGACCTGCTCGTGCTGGACGAGCCGACCAACCACCTTGACGTGGAAGGCGTGCGCTGGCTGGCCGAGCACCTGCTGGCCCGGCGCGGCGCGCTGGTGGTGGTGACCCACGACCGGTGGTTCCTGGACACGGTGTGCACCCGGACCTGGGAGGTCGTCGGCGGCGCGGTCGAGCAGTACGAGGGCGGCTACGCGGACTGGATCTACGCCAGGGCCGAGCGGGCCCGGCTGGCCGACACGCTGGAGGAGAAGCGCCGCAACCTGGCCCGCAAGGAGCTGGCCTGGCTGCGCCGCGGCGCCCCGGCCCGCACGTCCAAGCCCCGGTACCGGATCGAGAACGCCGAGGCGATCATCTCGGACGTGCCGGAGCCGCGGGACAAGGTCGAGCTGATGGCCTTCGCCAAGCGCCGGCTGGGCAAGACCGTGATCGAGCTGGAGGACGTGTCCTTCGCGCTGGGCGACCGCACGCTGCTGGACAACGTGACGTGGCGGATCGGGCCGGGCGACCGGATCGGCCTTGTCGGCGTGAACGGCTCGGGCAAGACCTCGCTGCTGCGGCTGCTGTCCGGCGACCGCGAGGCCGACAGCGGCAAGCGCGTGCAGGGGCAGACCGTGCGGCTGGCCCACCTGACCCAGGAGCTGATCGACCTGCCCGGCGAGCTGCGGGTGCTGGAGGCGGTCGAGGAGGTCGCCCGGCGGGTGGTGCTGGGCAAGGTCGAGCTGTCGGCGTCGCAGCTGGCCGAGAAGTTCGGCTTCACCAAGGTCAAGCAGTGGACGCCGGTGTCGGACCTGTCCGGCGGCGAGCGGCGGCGGCTGCAGCTGGCCCGGCTGCTGATGGCCGAGCCCAACGTGCTGCTGCTCGACGAGCCGACCAACGACCTGGACATCGACACCCTGCAACAGTTGGAAGACCTGCTCGACTCGTGGCCGGGCACGATGGTCGTGGTCTCGCACGACCGGTACCTGATCGAGCGGGTCTGCGACCAGGTCGTGGCGCTGTTCGGCGACGGCCGGATCGCCAACCTCACCGGCGGCATCGAGGAGTACCTGCGGCGTCGTGACCAGCAGCTGGCCGCGGCGGCCGCCGCCCAGGCCACGCCGGTCGCGCCGAAGGTGAGCGACGCGGCCGAGCAGCGGGCGGCCCGCAAGGAGCTGTCCCGGCTGGAGCGTCGGCTGGACGTGCTGACCAAGAAGGAAGGGGATCTGCACGCCAAACTGGCCGAGGCGGCGACCGACCCCGACCGGCTGCTGGCTCTCGACGCCGAGTTGCGGACCGTGTTGGCCGAGAAGGACGACGTCGAGGAGCAGTGGATGCTCGCCGCCGATGCGGCCGAGTGA
- a CDS encoding fatty acyl-AMP ligase, whose product MSKFVDTLRATGTGGRGKGFITGEPQAPVRRTWAEVHVTATELAGGLVAGGLRPGTAVAVLAADPAVIAPAVQAVWLAGGSVTMLHQPTPRTDLGEWAQDTLKVLGMIEAGLVLLGSPFDALSPVLDEHGITYRKLTDLAGAEPLTEPVDVDEDATALLQLTSGSTADPKAVRITHRNLMANMTAMITASKFDFEADTMVSWLPLFHDMGMVGFLTLPMTFGIELVKVSPVEFLGGPLLWFDLVSRYHGTVTAAPNFAYAIAGRRLSSVDEDGKYELSQLRIALNGAEPIDAAAVKSFTDAGARFGMTPGCVLCAYGMAETTLGVAFAAPGEGMTIDTIDADELEAGKRAVPATDGKTRSFPLLGHPLPGLEIKVVDENGEPRGDREVGLIMLRGESVTPGYLTVNGPVSTQDEHGWLDTGDEGYLIDGQVVVCGRRKDVIIMGGRNIYPTDIERAATSVDGVRAGNAVAVRLDAGTRRERFAVALESNRANDPEAVKVIKDEVTARIVDAAGVRPYAVIVLPPGNLPKTPSGKLRRAAAGDQVAKMLTKD is encoded by the coding sequence ATGAGCAAGTTCGTCGACACGTTGCGCGCCACCGGGACCGGTGGGCGTGGCAAGGGGTTCATCACCGGCGAGCCGCAGGCGCCGGTGCGCCGGACGTGGGCCGAGGTGCACGTGACCGCCACCGAGCTGGCCGGCGGGCTGGTGGCGGGCGGCCTGCGTCCGGGCACCGCCGTTGCCGTGCTGGCCGCCGATCCGGCGGTGATCGCGCCGGCCGTGCAGGCGGTGTGGCTGGCCGGCGGCAGCGTGACCATGCTGCACCAGCCGACCCCGCGTACCGACCTCGGCGAATGGGCCCAGGACACGCTGAAGGTGCTCGGCATGATCGAGGCCGGCCTGGTCCTGCTGGGCAGCCCCTTCGATGCGCTGTCGCCCGTGCTCGACGAGCACGGCATCACGTACCGGAAGCTGACCGACCTGGCCGGCGCCGAGCCGCTGACCGAGCCTGTCGATGTCGACGAGGACGCCACCGCGCTGCTCCAGCTGACCAGTGGCTCCACCGCGGACCCGAAGGCCGTGCGGATCACCCACCGCAACCTCATGGCCAACATGACCGCGATGATCACGGCGTCCAAGTTCGACTTCGAGGCCGACACCATGGTGTCGTGGCTGCCGCTGTTCCACGACATGGGCATGGTCGGCTTCCTGACGCTGCCCATGACGTTCGGCATCGAGCTGGTGAAGGTCAGCCCGGTCGAGTTCCTCGGCGGGCCGCTGCTGTGGTTCGACCTGGTCAGCCGCTACCACGGCACCGTCACCGCCGCACCGAACTTCGCCTACGCCATCGCCGGCCGCCGACTGTCCTCTGTGGACGAAGACGGCAAGTACGAGCTGTCGCAGCTGCGGATCGCCTTGAACGGGGCCGAACCCATCGACGCCGCCGCGGTGAAGTCGTTCACCGACGCCGGCGCCCGTTTCGGCATGACGCCCGGATGTGTGCTCTGTGCCTACGGAATGGCCGAGACGACCCTCGGCGTCGCCTTCGCCGCGCCTGGTGAGGGCATGACCATCGACACCATCGACGCCGACGAGCTCGAGGCCGGCAAGCGGGCCGTGCCGGCCACCGATGGCAAGACCCGGTCCTTCCCGCTGCTCGGGCATCCCTTGCCCGGCTTGGAAATCAAGGTCGTCGACGAGAACGGCGAGCCGCGCGGCGACCGCGAGGTCGGCCTCATCATGCTTCGCGGCGAGTCCGTCACGCCCGGCTATCTCACCGTCAACGGTCCAGTGTCCACACAGGACGAACACGGTTGGCTCGACACCGGCGACGAGGGCTACCTCATCGACGGTCAGGTGGTGGTCTGCGGGCGTCGCAAGGACGTCATCATCATGGGCGGCCGCAACATCTACCCCACCGACATCGAGCGCGCCGCCACCTCCGTCGACGGTGTCCGCGCCGGCAACGCCGTCGCCGTCCGCCTCGACGCCGGCACCCGGCGGGAGCGGTTCGCCGTCGCCCTGGAATCCAACCGCGCCAACGATCCCGAGGCCGTCAAGGTCATAAAGGACGAGGTCACCGCCCGCATCGTCGACGCCGCCGGCGTGCGCCCGTACGCCGTCATCGTGCTCCCGCCCGGCAACCTGCCCAAGACCCCTTCCGGCAAGCTCCGCCGCGCCGCCGCCGGCGACCAGGTCGCCAAGATGCTGACCAAGGACTGA
- a CDS encoding DivIVA domain-containing protein → MSPEDVRDITFSLALMSKNAYDEAEVDAFLDRIEATLRGQDSLTATDVRDVAFTHPGLGRRGYTKDEVDEFLTQVAATLEAL, encoded by the coding sequence ATGAGCCCCGAGGACGTCCGTGACATCACGTTCAGCCTGGCTTTGATGAGCAAGAACGCCTACGACGAGGCCGAGGTCGACGCCTTCCTCGACCGGATCGAGGCCACTCTGCGCGGCCAGGACTCCCTCACCGCCACCGATGTCCGAGATGTCGCCTTCACCCATCCCGGTCTCGGCCGTCGCGGGTACACGAAGGACGAAGTGGACGAGTTCCTCACCCAGGTCGCCGCCACACTGGAAGCCCTGTAA
- the pth gene encoding aminoacyl-tRNA hydrolase, whose amino-acid sequence MDGSEVVLVVGLGNPGPQYAGNRHNIGFLVADELAARVGGKFKAHRSGAEVVEGRLSGRRVVLAKPRSFMNLSGGPTVAAARFYKVAPADVIVVHDELDLPFATLRMKLGGGDNGHNGLRSITKSLGTKDYLRVRFGIDRPPGRQDPADYVLKDFGTVERKELPFAIDRCADAVEALIGKGLEAAQNAFH is encoded by the coding sequence GTGGACGGTAGCGAGGTCGTTCTTGTCGTCGGGCTGGGCAATCCCGGTCCGCAGTACGCCGGCAACCGGCACAACATCGGTTTCCTCGTGGCCGACGAGCTGGCCGCCCGCGTCGGCGGCAAGTTCAAGGCGCACCGCAGCGGCGCCGAGGTCGTCGAGGGCCGGCTGTCCGGCCGTCGCGTCGTGCTGGCCAAGCCCCGCTCGTTCATGAACCTCTCCGGCGGCCCCACCGTGGCCGCGGCCCGCTTCTACAAGGTCGCCCCGGCCGACGTCATCGTCGTGCACGACGAGCTCGACCTGCCCTTCGCCACCCTGCGCATGAAGCTCGGCGGCGGCGACAACGGCCACAACGGCCTGCGCTCCATCACCAAGTCCCTGGGCACCAAGGACTACCTCCGCGTCCGCTTCGGCATCGACCGCCCGCCCGGCCGCCAGGACCCCGCCGATTACGTGCTCAAGGACTTCGGCACCGTCGAGCGCAAGGAGCTCCCGTTCGCCATCGACCGCTGCGCCGACGCCGTCGAGGCCCTCATCGGCAAGGGCCTCGAAGCCGCCCAGAACGCCTTCCACTGA
- a CDS encoding DivIVA domain-containing protein → MPPPTLTPADVRSVRFERGPGYDTDEVDAFLAQVAQALTGRARLTAEQVRAVVFTSRKHGYRPRDVDAFLERVRRQLSTGRVAGTRLRTGADLLGVRLPKASHGYDPGEVEAFLVRAAATLDGRAAMTASEVFHTRFTGTTGLRRGYRVAAVDALLDELEQELRSRGR, encoded by the coding sequence ATGCCGCCGCCCACCCTCACACCGGCCGATGTGCGGTCCGTGCGGTTCGAGCGGGGGCCCGGCTATGACACCGACGAGGTGGATGCCTTCCTGGCCCAGGTCGCGCAGGCGTTGACCGGACGGGCCAGGCTGACCGCCGAGCAGGTGCGCGCGGTCGTCTTCACCTCACGCAAGCACGGTTACCGGCCGCGGGACGTGGACGCCTTCCTGGAGCGGGTTCGGCGGCAGTTGAGCACCGGGCGGGTGGCCGGGACGCGGCTGCGAACCGGGGCCGACCTGTTGGGCGTGCGGCTGCCCAAGGCCTCGCACGGCTACGATCCCGGCGAGGTGGAGGCGTTCCTCGTGCGGGCCGCCGCGACCTTGGACGGCCGGGCGGCGATGACCGCGTCCGAGGTGTTCCACACCCGGTTCACCGGCACCACCGGGTTGCGCCGGGGGTATCGGGTGGCCGCCGTTGACGCCCTGTTGGACGAGTTGGAGCAGGAGTTGCGCTCTCGTGGACGGTAG
- a CDS encoding 50S ribosomal protein L25/general stress protein Ctc, with amino-acid sequence MSEVRLAAESRTEFGKGAARRTRRSGKIPAVLYGHGSDPKHLALPALEFARVVREHGTNAVLSLELNGGNELALTKTVTTHPIKNYIEHVDLLLVQRGEKVTIDVPVVLVGDAAPATLVTQELSTIQVEADALNLPEHIEVPIAGAEAGTRINAADIALPAGTSLVTDGEALVAAVNAAPTAAQLDGAEAEAEPASDES; translated from the coding sequence GTGTCCGAGGTACGTCTCGCCGCCGAGTCGCGCACCGAGTTCGGCAAGGGCGCGGCCCGCCGCACCCGTCGTTCCGGCAAGATCCCCGCGGTGCTCTACGGCCACGGTTCCGACCCGAAGCACCTGGCCCTGCCGGCGCTCGAGTTCGCCCGTGTGGTCCGTGAGCACGGCACCAACGCCGTGCTGTCGCTGGAGCTCAACGGCGGCAACGAGCTGGCGCTGACCAAGACGGTCACCACGCACCCGATCAAGAACTACATCGAGCACGTCGACCTGCTGCTGGTGCAGCGGGGCGAGAAGGTCACCATCGACGTGCCGGTGGTGCTGGTCGGCGACGCCGCCCCGGCCACCCTGGTCACCCAGGAGCTGTCGACCATCCAGGTCGAGGCCGACGCCCTGAACCTGCCCGAGCACATCGAGGTGCCGATCGCCGGCGCCGAGGCCGGCACCCGGATCAACGCCGCCGACATCGCGCTGCCCGCCGGCACCTCGCTGGTCACCGACGGCGAGGCCCTGGTCGCGGCGGTCAACGCCGCGCCGACCGCCGCGCAGCTGGACGGCGCCGAGGCTGAGGCCGAGCCGGCCAGCGACGAGAGCTGA
- a CDS encoding ribose-phosphate diphosphokinase translates to MASISGTPKKSLMLFSGRAYPELAEEVAKYLDVSVVPQSAYEFANGEIFVRFEESVRGCDAFVVQCHSAPINQWVMEQLIMVDALKRASAKRITVIMPFYPYARQDKKHRGREPISARLIADLFKTAGADRIMTVDLHTAQIQGFFDGPVDHLWAMALLAEHVRTKYGSEPLTVVSPDSGRTKLAEKWADMLDGCPIAFIHKTRDPLKPNEVVANRVVGEVRDRMCVVIDDMVDTGGTIVKAVEQLVEAGAKGVIVAATHGVLSGPAVERLQNSSAREVVLTNTLPIPTEKQFDKLTVLSIAPLLAQAIQQVFEDGSVTSLFDGNA, encoded by the coding sequence GTGGCCTCCATCTCCGGAACACCGAAGAAGAGCCTGATGCTCTTCAGCGGCCGCGCCTACCCGGAGCTCGCCGAGGAGGTCGCGAAGTACCTCGACGTCTCGGTGGTGCCGCAGTCGGCGTACGAGTTCGCGAACGGCGAGATCTTCGTCCGGTTCGAGGAGTCGGTCCGCGGCTGCGACGCCTTCGTGGTGCAGTGCCACTCCGCGCCCATCAACCAGTGGGTGATGGAGCAGCTGATCATGGTGGACGCCCTCAAGCGGGCCAGCGCCAAGCGCATCACCGTGATCATGCCGTTCTACCCGTACGCGCGGCAGGACAAGAAGCACCGCGGCCGTGAGCCGATCTCGGCCCGGCTGATCGCCGACCTGTTCAAGACGGCGGGCGCGGACCGGATCATGACCGTCGACCTGCACACCGCGCAGATCCAGGGCTTCTTCGACGGGCCGGTCGACCACCTGTGGGCGATGGCGCTGCTGGCCGAGCACGTGCGCACCAAGTACGGCAGCGAGCCGCTGACCGTCGTCTCCCCCGACTCCGGCCGCACCAAGCTGGCGGAGAAGTGGGCCGACATGCTGGACGGCTGCCCGATCGCGTTCATCCACAAGACGCGGGACCCGCTCAAGCCCAACGAGGTGGTGGCCAACCGCGTCGTCGGCGAGGTGCGCGACCGGATGTGCGTGGTCATCGACGACATGGTGGACACCGGCGGCACCATCGTGAAGGCCGTTGAGCAGCTGGTCGAGGCCGGGGCCAAGGGCGTCATCGTGGCCGCGACGCACGGCGTGCTGTCCGGGCCTGCGGTGGAGCGGCTGCAGAACAGCAGCGCCCGTGAGGTCGTGCTGACCAACACGCTGCCCATCCCGACCGAGAAGCAGTTCGACAAGCTGACCGTGCTGTCCATCGCCCCGCTGCTGGCGCAGGCGATCCAGCAGGTGTTCGAGGACGGCTCGGTCACTTCGCTGTTCGACGGCAACGCGTAA
- the glmU gene encoding bifunctional UDP-N-acetylglucosamine diphosphorylase/glucosamine-1-phosphate N-acetyltransferase GlmU, with protein sequence MPQGGQVSTIVLAAGEGTRMRSATPKVLHRIAGRALVEHAVRAAVGVDPDHLVVVVGHGRQAVAEYLDALSGDLDRKITVAVQEEQRGTGHAVGCALAALPKVETGTTVVTYGDVPLLDGDTLAQLLAEHHAAGNAVTVLTAIVPQPHGYGRIVRDADGQVLAIVEQKDATPEQAAITEINSGIYVFDTAVLKDGLSRLTTDNAQGEQYLTDVLAIARGDGRPVGASVCADEWLVEGVNDRVQLARLGAEFNRRLVENWMRAGVTMTDPGSVWLDADVALARDVLIEPNVQLRAGTAVYEGAVIGPDTTLSNCVVGAGASVVRTHGSDSEIGERASVGPFAYLRPGAKLGTAGKIGTFVEVKNSEIGDGSKVPHLTYVGDATIGEQSNIGAASVFVNYDGVRKHRTVIGSHARTGSDTMFIAPVTVGDGAYTAAGSVITRDVPPGALAVARAPQRNVEGWVTRRREGTPAAEAATKALAAQQDGDATPDPKEQ encoded by the coding sequence ATGCCTCAGGGCGGACAGGTCAGCACCATCGTGCTCGCGGCGGGTGAGGGAACCCGGATGCGATCGGCGACACCGAAGGTGCTGCACCGGATCGCCGGCCGAGCACTCGTCGAGCACGCGGTGCGGGCCGCGGTCGGCGTGGACCCGGACCATCTCGTCGTGGTCGTCGGGCACGGCCGGCAGGCCGTCGCCGAGTACCTGGACGCGCTGTCCGGCGACCTCGACCGCAAGATCACCGTTGCGGTGCAGGAGGAACAGCGCGGCACCGGGCACGCCGTCGGCTGCGCGCTGGCCGCGCTGCCGAAGGTCGAGACCGGCACGACCGTCGTCACCTACGGGGACGTGCCGCTGCTGGACGGCGACACGCTGGCCCAGCTGCTGGCCGAGCACCACGCCGCCGGCAACGCCGTGACGGTGCTCACCGCGATCGTGCCGCAGCCGCACGGCTACGGCCGGATCGTGCGCGACGCCGACGGCCAGGTGCTGGCCATCGTCGAGCAGAAGGACGCCACGCCGGAGCAGGCGGCCATCACCGAGATCAACTCGGGGATCTACGTCTTCGACACCGCAGTGCTCAAGGACGGCCTGTCCCGGCTGACCACCGACAACGCGCAGGGCGAGCAGTACCTGACCGACGTGCTGGCCATCGCCCGCGGCGACGGCCGGCCGGTCGGCGCCTCGGTCTGCGCCGACGAGTGGCTGGTCGAGGGGGTCAACGACCGGGTGCAGCTGGCCCGGCTGGGCGCCGAGTTCAACCGGCGGCTGGTCGAGAACTGGATGCGGGCCGGCGTCACCATGACCGACCCGGGCAGCGTCTGGCTGGACGCCGACGTCGCGCTGGCCCGTGACGTGCTCATCGAGCCCAACGTGCAGCTGCGCGCCGGCACCGCCGTCTACGAGGGCGCGGTCATCGGCCCGGACACCACGCTGAGCAACTGCGTGGTCGGCGCGGGCGCGTCGGTCGTCCGCACCCACGGCTCGGACTCCGAGATCGGCGAGCGGGCCAGCGTCGGCCCCTTCGCCTACCTGCGGCCCGGGGCCAAGCTGGGCACCGCCGGCAAGATCGGCACCTTCGTCGAGGTGAAGAACTCCGAGATCGGCGACGGCAGCAAGGTGCCGCACCTGACCTACGTCGGCGACGCCACCATCGGTGAGCAGAGCAACATCGGCGCCGCGTCCGTGTTCGTCAACTACGACGGCGTGCGCAAGCACCGGACCGTGATCGGTTCGCATGCGCGGACCGGATCGGACACCATGTTCATCGCCCCCGTGACCGTCGGGGACGGCGCGTACACCGCGGCCGGCTCGGTCATCACCCGCGACGTGCCGCCCGGCGCGCTCGCGGTGGCACGGGCGCCGCAGCGCAACGTCGAGGGCTGGGTCACCCGACGTCGCGAAGGCACCCCGGCGGCCGAGGCCGCCACCAAGGCACTCGCCGCCCAGCAGGACGGTGACGCAACACCCGACCCGAAGGAGCAGTGA